DNA from Myxococcaceae bacterium JPH2:
GCTTCGCGGTCACCTCCCTCTCGGGAGCTGCGCCGGGGAGCCAGGTGCATGGAGGAGAGCGAGGCGCAGCGCGCGGGGCAGGTCTGGCGGCCGGAGGCCTATCCCGGCGTGTGGCTCTATCGCGTGCAGGGGCGCCGGCTCACCGAGGCGCCGCACGTCCACCCAGAGCTTCAGCTCACGCTCGACTCGGCCCAGCTCCAGGAGGGGATGTCGGGAGGGCACCACTGGTTGGCGCCGCCTGGCAGCCTCGTCGTCGTGCCCCCCGGGGAGGTGCACCTGCTGCGCGCCGAGGGCGGTCGGCCGGGCATGCTCTATGGCCTGATGCTGCCGTTGGAGGTGCTCTCCGAGTCGGTCGGTCCAGGGGGGGCCCACCCTCCGTGGCATGGGCTGCGCGACTCGGTGCTTGGCTACCCTCAGCTCGCGCGAGACTTCGTGTCGCTGCACCGCGCGCTGCGAATCCCGGGGCCTTCGCCCGCGGTGGCTTCTCGGCTGCGTGCGTTCCTCGCGGCCCTCGTGGGGCGGCTGGTCCCGAGTGAAGCGGTGCCCGCCGCGCGGAGCACCGTCGCGCCGGGGTGACGCGAGCGGCCTGCGTCACCCTCGGCTCGGTGGAGC
Protein-coding regions in this window:
- a CDS encoding AraC family ligand binding domain-containing protein, encoding MEESEAQRAGQVWRPEAYPGVWLYRVQGRRLTEAPHVHPELQLTLDSAQLQEGMSGGHHWLAPPGSLVVVPPGEVHLLRAEGGRPGMLYGLMLPLEVLSESVGPGGAHPPWHGLRDSVLGYPQLARDFVSLHRALRIPGPSPAVASRLRAFLAALVGRLVPSEAVPAARSTVAPG